Part of the Pyramidobacter piscolens W5455 genome, TAGGGCCACCCACAAATTTTGGGAGCTGCTTTCCTCAGCCGCTCAAGAATGTGGTATGATATTTCCCGTAGAAATTTGCCCCCGGCGATGGCGAGGGGGCTTTCACGTGAGAGCTGTCTTTGCGAAAGGAAGTGTGAGCCATGCTGTTAAGTCCCAGCCGCGCAGACTGTATCGTCTTCAGCGTCGACGGCGTTCTCGTCGACGGTGCCGGGGTCTCCGCCGCCCTTTCCCGCACGCTTTCGCTCAGCTGGAGCGAGCTGCTGAAGCGGGAAGCGTCGGAAGCGGTCGACGCGGCGCCCTACCTGCAGGCGGCGCGCCGGCACAACATTTTCGGCAGTCGCGGCGACATAGCCTGGGCGCTTCTGTCCCTGGCCATGAAGAGCGAACGGCAACATCTCGCCGAGGCGCTGCCCGCCCCGGAAAAATGGGAGGCTCGCCTGATCGCCGCCGAAGACGGACGCGGCATGGATGATTTCACGTCCATGATCTCCGCCGCCGATTGCCGCACTATCGTCGCCCTTTACAACGACATCTATTTCGGACCGACCGACGGCAAGGCGCCGTTGCTGGAAGACCTGCCGGAAGGGGCCTGTGTCCTCGAAAGGCCGCTTTTCTCGCCGCGCTGGGACAAACTGCCGCTCCCCGCGGGCATCTGCACCTCGCGCGACCGGGACGAGCTTGACTGCGCCTTACGGACGCTCGGCTGGCAGGACCTGCCCAAGGAACGCTGCATCACGTCGGAGATCGCCCGCAAACCCGACGCTGCCGGCCTCGAGAACTTGTGCAGATCGTTGGGCTGCCGCTGGCCGCTCTATCTCGGCAGTCTTCCCGCCGACCTCGAGCTGATGGAAAACTTCGGCCGCGGCGACTTCATCTCCGTCGGCACGCAGATCAACCATAACGTCGTCAAATTTCCAAGCGCCGCCGACGCCCTCAGGGCGATCCTCGGCGTCGTCTAGGCGTCACGCGCTCCCGCCTCCGCGGGGGCGCTTTTATTCTTGTTCAAAAAAAATCCAGCCCGCGCGTACGCGAAGGCTGGATATTTTGTATCGAAAGATTTTCGGGCGGCACAGCTCAAGCATCCATGCCGAAGGCATAGCTGGTCATCGAAATGGCGGCCAGCGTGCGCACGACGTTGAACGCGCAGGGCTTTTCGCCGGCCGACGCACCCAGCGCGTAAAGCAGCGGCAGGAAGTGATCGGGGGAGGGAACGGCGTAGGCCGCGTCGCCGTGCCGCCTGAAGTCGATCACGGCGTCGTCGCGGCGCGCTTCCACCTGCGCGCGGATCCACTCGTCGAACGCGTCCGCCTCGGGCGTTCCGGCGGGGTTGTCCCAGTCCACGCGGCGCAGATTGTGCACCACGTTGCCGCTGGCGAGGATCAGATAGCCCTCGTCGCGCAGGAAGGCCAGCTTTTTGCCGGCTTCGTAGGACGCCGATGCGTCCAGAAAGCGGTTCACGCTCAGCTGCACCACCGGCACGTCGGCTTCGGGGAACACGTGCACCAGCACCGACCACACGCCGTGGTCGACGCCCCAGCTGTCGTCGACACGCGCGTCGAGCCCCGGCGCGGCCAGCACGCGGGCGCTCAGCCCCGCGTCGCCGCGGACGGGGTATTTCAGCTCGTACAATTCTTTCGGAAAGCCCGTCATGTCGTAGACCTGACGCGGCTCGGGATCGGTCTGCACGAACGTGCGCGCGTTGTACCAATGAGCGGAGACCGCCAGGATCGCTTTCGGCCTGCCGAATCCGGCGACGATCCGCTCCCCCAGCGCGCGGAAGCGGCGCGTCAGCTCGTTGTCGGCCAGCGCGATCATCGGATCGCCGTGACCGAGAAAAACCGCGGGCATTCGTTTCATGTGAATGACTCCTTCAAATGAATTCCATTCGACTTTTGGACCTGCCCGGATCATAGCCCGCCGCGGGCAGCCTTACAAGAAAATTTTTCAAACGCTTCTGGACCGGCCGGCGTTCAGATTCCCTGTCCATGAACATGTTGCGGCCAAATTGCCTGACATGTTATTATAAGCATACATTTTATCCAGAGAGAAGCGAACGCGAATGAAAAAAATATGCATGTATTTATGCGAGGCAATGGCGGACTGGGAGCACGGTTATGCGCTGCAGGGGCTGTCGCTGCAGAAGATGCTGCCCGAGAAAAAATACGAACTTCTCACCGTTTCGAATTCAAAAAATCCCGTTCATACCGCAGGCGGACTGACGATCGTCCCAGACGCCGCCCTGAAAGAGATCGACGGAAACAGCGTCTCCGCCTTGCTGCTGATCGGCGGAGACGCGTGGCTGAAAGAAGAACAAAAAGAAGCGCTCGATTTAGCGGCCGCTCTGGTCGAAAAAAACGCCGTGGTCGCGGCAATCTGCGGCGCGACATTGGGATTGGCCGAGCGGGGGATCCTGAACGACAGGGAGCATACCAGCAACTCGCCGTCCTTCCTGAGCGGACTGGCTAAGAATTACGGCGGCCTGGCTCATTACAGGCACGTCCCGGCCGTTTGCGACGGGAACCTGATAACAGCCAGCGCGGCAGGCTCCCTGCTCTGGGCAAGATATATCATCGAACGGTTGGGCCTCTATTCGCCCGCGACCGTAAGCGCGTGGCACAATTATTT contains:
- the ygiD gene encoding 4,5-DOPA dioxygenase extradiol, coding for MKRMPAVFLGHGDPMIALADNELTRRFRALGERIVAGFGRPKAILAVSAHWYNARTFVQTDPEPRQVYDMTGFPKELYELKYPVRGDAGLSARVLAAPGLDARVDDSWGVDHGVWSVLVHVFPEADVPVVQLSVNRFLDASASYEAGKKLAFLRDEGYLILASGNVVHNLRRVDWDNPAGTPEADAFDEWIRAQVEARRDDAVIDFRRHGDAAYAVPSPDHFLPLLYALGASAGEKPCAFNVVRTLAAISMTSYAFGMDA
- a CDS encoding DJ-1/PfpI family protein, which encodes MKKICMYLCEAMADWEHGYALQGLSLQKMLPEKKYELLTVSNSKNPVHTAGGLTIVPDAALKEIDGNSVSALLLIGGDAWLKEEQKEALDLAAALVEKNAVVAAICGATLGLAERGILNDREHTSNSPSFLSGLAKNYGGLAHYRHVPAVCDGNLITASAAGSLLWARYIIERLGLYSPATVSAWHNYFLTGEPEFFAALMKSFER